The following proteins are encoded in a genomic region of Brachypodium distachyon strain Bd21 chromosome 1, Brachypodium_distachyon_v3.0, whole genome shotgun sequence:
- the LOC106865949 gene encoding RNA-binding protein 38 isoform X4, translating to MDGDTTFRKLFVGGLAWQSQRDAVRRHFEQFGEIAEAVVIADKHTGRSRGYGFVTFRDPEAAARALQDPTPVIDGRRANCNLAALGASQRLHPAGMARSRPATASSSSYQGSAAAAMAASYFPLHARYTYPYYYGYAGGYSHENMYHMQMSYYGAHGGAGVQQQSQLQTYFIAAGPEGAHQEAVSPYHFQLMQGADNQEHDSSAAAAQRSHIMQYAAHMQAMQQDHHGTAVTGSAADAGTRAVGTAPAVRPGSSQTSSDRRSAS from the exons ATGGACGGCGACACGACGTTCAGGAAACTCTTCGTGGGCGGCCTGGCGTGGCAGTCGCAGCGCGACGCGGTGCGGCGCCACTTCGAGCAGTTCGGGGAGATCGCGGAGGCCGTCGTCATCGCCGACAAGCACACCGGCCGCTCCAGGGGATACGGATTT GTGACGTTCAGGGACCCCGAGGCCGCGGCGCGAGCCCTGCAGGACCCGACGCCGGTGATCGACGGGAGGAGGGCCAACTGCAATCTGGCAGCTCTCGGCGCGTCGCAGCGCCTGCACCCTGCAG GGATGGCCAGGTCGAGGCCGGCCACAgcgtcgtcttcgtcctaCCAAGGTTCTGCTGCTGCCGCAATGGCGGCCTCCTACTTCCCCCTACACGCTCGCTACACCTATCCTTACTACTATGG GTATGCTGGAGGATACTCTCACGAGAATATGTACCATATGCAAATG AGCTACTACGGTGCGCATGGTGGAGCGGGTGTCCAGCAGCAGTCACAGCTGCAGACTTACTTCATAGCGGCAGGACCGGAAGGAGCTCACCAAGAAGCCGTTTCACCGTACCACTTCCAGCTGATGCAAGGTGCCGACAACCAAGAACATGATtcttctgccgcggcagcgcaGCGCTCGCACATTATGCAGTACGCGGCACACATGCAGGCTATGCAGCAGGACCACCATGGCACGGCCGTTACAGGGAGTGCCGCTGATGCAG GTACGAGGGCGGTTGGAACCGCACCAGCCGTTCGACCAGGTTCTTCCCAAACATCGTCTGACAGAAGGTCTGCATCTTGA
- the LOC106865949 gene encoding RNA-binding protein 24 isoform X1, with amino-acid sequence MDGDTTFRKLFVGGLAWQSQRDAVRRHFEQFGEIAEAVVIADKHTGRSRGYGFVRYSSFFPQIDRRSVLHSSPFYHSFMSPVAIALLIWCSVRPPACACQVTFRDPEAAARALQDPTPVIDGRRANCNLAALGASQRLHPAGSAAPVGMARSRPATASSSSYQGSAAAAMAASYFPLHARYTYPYYYGYAGGYSHENMYHMQMSYYGAHGGAGVQQQSQLQTYFIAAGPEGAHQEAVSPYHFQLMQGADNQEHDSSAAAAQRSHIMQYAAHMQAMQQDHHGTAVTGSAADAGTRAVGTAPAVRPGSSQTSSDRRSAS; translated from the exons ATGGACGGCGACACGACGTTCAGGAAACTCTTCGTGGGCGGCCTGGCGTGGCAGTCGCAGCGCGACGCGGTGCGGCGCCACTTCGAGCAGTTCGGGGAGATCGCGGAGGCCGTCGTCATCGCCGACAAGCACACCGGCCGCTCCAGGGGATACGGATTTGTACGCTACAGTAGCTTCTTCCCGCAGATCGATCGCCGATCGGTCCTTCATTCCTCACCATTCTATCATTCATTCATGTCTCCCGTTGCTATAGCTTTGCTCATCTGGTGCTCTGTGCGTCCACCGGCGTGCGCGTGTCAGGTGACGTTCAGGGACCCCGAGGCCGCGGCGCGAGCCCTGCAGGACCCGACGCCGGTGATCGACGGGAGGAGGGCCAACTGCAATCTGGCAGCTCTCGGCGCGTCGCAGCGCCTGCACCCTGCAGGTAGCGCGGCGCCCGTTG GGATGGCCAGGTCGAGGCCGGCCACAgcgtcgtcttcgtcctaCCAAGGTTCTGCTGCTGCCGCAATGGCGGCCTCCTACTTCCCCCTACACGCTCGCTACACCTATCCTTACTACTATGG GTATGCTGGAGGATACTCTCACGAGAATATGTACCATATGCAAATG AGCTACTACGGTGCGCATGGTGGAGCGGGTGTCCAGCAGCAGTCACAGCTGCAGACTTACTTCATAGCGGCAGGACCGGAAGGAGCTCACCAAGAAGCCGTTTCACCGTACCACTTCCAGCTGATGCAAGGTGCCGACAACCAAGAACATGATtcttctgccgcggcagcgcaGCGCTCGCACATTATGCAGTACGCGGCACACATGCAGGCTATGCAGCAGGACCACCATGGCACGGCCGTTACAGGGAGTGCCGCTGATGCAG GTACGAGGGCGGTTGGAACCGCACCAGCCGTTCGACCAGGTTCTTCCCAAACATCGTCTGACAGAAGGTCTGCATCTTGA
- the LOC106865949 gene encoding RNA-binding protein 38 isoform X3 has protein sequence MDGDTTFRKLFVGGLAWQSQRDAVRRHFEQFGEIAEAVVIADKHTGRSRGYGFVTFRDPEAAARALQDPTPVIDGRRANCNLAALGASQRLHPAGSAAPVGMARSRPATASSSSYQGSAAAAMAASYFPLHARYTYPYYYGYAGGYSHENMYHMQMSYYGAHGGAGVQQQSQLQTYFIAAGPEGAHQEAVSPYHFQLMQGADNQEHDSSAAAAQRSHIMQYAAHMQAMQQDHHGTAVTGSAADAGTRAVGTAPAVRPGSSQTSSDRRSAS, from the exons ATGGACGGCGACACGACGTTCAGGAAACTCTTCGTGGGCGGCCTGGCGTGGCAGTCGCAGCGCGACGCGGTGCGGCGCCACTTCGAGCAGTTCGGGGAGATCGCGGAGGCCGTCGTCATCGCCGACAAGCACACCGGCCGCTCCAGGGGATACGGATTT GTGACGTTCAGGGACCCCGAGGCCGCGGCGCGAGCCCTGCAGGACCCGACGCCGGTGATCGACGGGAGGAGGGCCAACTGCAATCTGGCAGCTCTCGGCGCGTCGCAGCGCCTGCACCCTGCAGGTAGCGCGGCGCCCGTTG GGATGGCCAGGTCGAGGCCGGCCACAgcgtcgtcttcgtcctaCCAAGGTTCTGCTGCTGCCGCAATGGCGGCCTCCTACTTCCCCCTACACGCTCGCTACACCTATCCTTACTACTATGG GTATGCTGGAGGATACTCTCACGAGAATATGTACCATATGCAAATG AGCTACTACGGTGCGCATGGTGGAGCGGGTGTCCAGCAGCAGTCACAGCTGCAGACTTACTTCATAGCGGCAGGACCGGAAGGAGCTCACCAAGAAGCCGTTTCACCGTACCACTTCCAGCTGATGCAAGGTGCCGACAACCAAGAACATGATtcttctgccgcggcagcgcaGCGCTCGCACATTATGCAGTACGCGGCACACATGCAGGCTATGCAGCAGGACCACCATGGCACGGCCGTTACAGGGAGTGCCGCTGATGCAG GTACGAGGGCGGTTGGAACCGCACCAGCCGTTCGACCAGGTTCTTCCCAAACATCGTCTGACAGAAGGTCTGCATCTTGA
- the LOC106865949 gene encoding RNA-binding protein 24 isoform X2: MDGDTTFRKLFVGGLAWQSQRDAVRRHFEQFGEIAEAVVIADKHTGRSRGYGFVRYSSFFPQIDRRSVLHSSPFYHSFMSPVAIALLIWCSVRPPACACQVTFRDPEAAARALQDPTPVIDGRRANCNLAALGASQRLHPAGMARSRPATASSSSYQGSAAAAMAASYFPLHARYTYPYYYGYAGGYSHENMYHMQMSYYGAHGGAGVQQQSQLQTYFIAAGPEGAHQEAVSPYHFQLMQGADNQEHDSSAAAAQRSHIMQYAAHMQAMQQDHHGTAVTGSAADAGTRAVGTAPAVRPGSSQTSSDRRSAS; the protein is encoded by the exons ATGGACGGCGACACGACGTTCAGGAAACTCTTCGTGGGCGGCCTGGCGTGGCAGTCGCAGCGCGACGCGGTGCGGCGCCACTTCGAGCAGTTCGGGGAGATCGCGGAGGCCGTCGTCATCGCCGACAAGCACACCGGCCGCTCCAGGGGATACGGATTTGTACGCTACAGTAGCTTCTTCCCGCAGATCGATCGCCGATCGGTCCTTCATTCCTCACCATTCTATCATTCATTCATGTCTCCCGTTGCTATAGCTTTGCTCATCTGGTGCTCTGTGCGTCCACCGGCGTGCGCGTGTCAGGTGACGTTCAGGGACCCCGAGGCCGCGGCGCGAGCCCTGCAGGACCCGACGCCGGTGATCGACGGGAGGAGGGCCAACTGCAATCTGGCAGCTCTCGGCGCGTCGCAGCGCCTGCACCCTGCAG GGATGGCCAGGTCGAGGCCGGCCACAgcgtcgtcttcgtcctaCCAAGGTTCTGCTGCTGCCGCAATGGCGGCCTCCTACTTCCCCCTACACGCTCGCTACACCTATCCTTACTACTATGG GTATGCTGGAGGATACTCTCACGAGAATATGTACCATATGCAAATG AGCTACTACGGTGCGCATGGTGGAGCGGGTGTCCAGCAGCAGTCACAGCTGCAGACTTACTTCATAGCGGCAGGACCGGAAGGAGCTCACCAAGAAGCCGTTTCACCGTACCACTTCCAGCTGATGCAAGGTGCCGACAACCAAGAACATGATtcttctgccgcggcagcgcaGCGCTCGCACATTATGCAGTACGCGGCACACATGCAGGCTATGCAGCAGGACCACCATGGCACGGCCGTTACAGGGAGTGCCGCTGATGCAG GTACGAGGGCGGTTGGAACCGCACCAGCCGTTCGACCAGGTTCTTCCCAAACATCGTCTGACAGAAGGTCTGCATCTTGA
- the LOC100823649 gene encoding glucan endo-1,3-beta-glucosidase 10, which translates to MAQPCNLPRGGWRRLQQTGGICLAVALCVLALAPASDATSASPVGINYGRVGSNLPPPQAVLPLLQGLGIGRVRLYDADPNVLRAFAKTGVELFVGVPDQCLAAAADPAGAASWVKENIQPFVVDTKIVALTVGNEVLTGNNSALMRTLVPAMQSLHSALAAVGLDKQIAVTTAHNLGVLGTSYPPSAGAFRKDLLPYLCPILDFHARTGSPFLVNAYPYFAFSDDPKGIHLEYALLEPGYPGVPDPNSGLHYTNLLVAQVDAAYHAITAANSAASRVVEVRVSETGWPSSGDAGEKAATPQNAARYNSNAMRLVAEGKGTPLKPGVPLRAYVFALFNEDLKPGPASERNYGLFKPDGTPVYELSYKLPRDNSTFGGGGGRGNGTGGYNNNTDGSSGYYGFSAASRVATGRWTWAGATVAGVVAVLMVAAY; encoded by the exons ATGGCGCAGCCCTGCAACTTGCCCcgcggcggctggcggcggcttCAACAGACCGGCGGCATCTGTCTCGCCGTGGCACTTTGCGTGCTCGCGCTGGCGCCCGCCTCGGACGCCACGTCGGCGTCGCCGGTGGGCATCAACTATGGCCGCGTCGGGAGCAacctcccgccgccgcaggccgTGCTGCCCCTGCTCCAGGGCCTCGGCATTGGCCGCGTGCGGCTCTACGACGCCGACCCCAACGTGCTGCGCGCCTTCGCCAAGACCGGGGTGGAGCTCTTCGTCGGCGTGCCCGACCAGTgcctcgccgcggccgccgaccCTGCGGGCGCCGCGTCGTGGGTCAAGGAGAACATCCAGCCGTTCGTCGTGGATACCAAGATCGTCGCGCTCACCGTGGGCAACGAGGTGCTCACGGGTAATAACTCCGCTCTGATGCGGACTCTGGTTCCGGCGATGCAGTCCCTGCACAGCGCGCTGGCCGCGGTCGGCCTCGACAAGCAGATCGCCGTCACGACCGCACACAACCTCGGCGTTCTCGGCACGTCCTACCCGCCCTCGGCGGGGGCCTTCCGCAAGGACCTCCTGCCGTACCTCTGCCCCATCCTGGATTTCCACGCCAGGACCGGTTCTCCTTTCCTGGTGAACGCGTACCCTTACTTCGCCTTCTCCGACGATCCCAAGGGCATCCACCTGGAGTACGCCCTTCTCGAGCCAGGCTACCCCGGCGTCCCGGACCCCAACTCCGGGCTCCACTATACCAACCTCCTCGTGGCGCAGGTGGACGCCGCGTACCACGCCATCACGGCGGCCAACAGCGCGGCGTCGCGGGTGGTCGAGGTGCGGGTCTCCGAGACGGGGTGGCCCTCCTCCGGAGACGCAGGCGAGAAGGCCGCGACGCCGCAGAACGCGGCGCGGTACAACAGCAACGCGATGCGGCTGGTGGCGGAGGGGAAGGGCACGCCGCTCAAGCCAGGCGTGCCGCTGCGCGCGTACGTGTTCGCGCTGTTCAACGAGGACttgaagcccggcccggcgtCGGAGCGCAACTACGGCCTGTTCAAGCCCGACGGCACGCCGGTGTACGAGCTCTCGTACAAGCTTCCGCGCGACAACTCTaccttcggcggcggcggcggccgtggcaaCGGAACCGGCGGGTACAACAACAACACCGACGGAAGCAGCGGCTACTACGGCTTCTCGGCTGCGTCGCGGGTAGCTACG GGTCGGTGGACATGGGCCGGAGCTACTGTGGCAGGAGTAGTTGCTGTCCTGATGGTTGCAGCCTACTGA
- the LOC100823304 gene encoding small heat shock protein, chloroplastic, with protein MAAAAAPFGLVSRLSPAARLPIRAWRAARPAPLGITSTGRTRPLSVASAAQENRDISSLDVQVSQNGGNQQGNAVQRRPRRAGFDVSPFGLVDPMSPMRTMRQMLDTMDRLFDDTVGFPTARGRSPAASETRMPWDIMEDDKEVKMRFDMPGLSREEVKVSVEDDALVIRGEHRKEAGEDAEGGDGWWKERSVSSYDMRLALPDTCDKSQVRAELKNGVLLVTVPKTETEHKVINVQVQ; from the exons ATGGCTGCAGCCGCTGCCCCCTTTGGTCTTGTGAGCCGCCTCTCCCCGGCCGCGCGCCTGCCGATCCGCGCTTGGAGAGCCGCGAGGCCGGCGCCGCTTGGGATCACGTCGACCGGGAGGACCCGCCCGCTCTCCGTGGCCTCCGCGGCGCAGGAGAACAGGGACATCTCATCCCTGGACGTCCAAGTCAGCCAGAACGGCGGCAACCAGCAGGGCAATGCCGTCCAAcgccgcccacgccgcgcCGGATTTGACGTCTCCCCGTTCG GGCTAGTGGACCCGATGTCCCCGATGCGGACGATGCGGCAGATGCTGGACACGATGGACCGGCTGTTCGACGACACTGTGGGGTTCCCCACGGCGCGGGGGCGatcaccggcggcgagcgagACGCGGATGCCGTGGGACATCATGGAAGACGACAAGGAGGTGAAGATGAGGTTCGACATGCCGGGGCTTTCGCGGGAGGAGGTGAAGGTGTCGGTGGAGGACGACGCGCTCGTCATCCGCGGCGAGCACAGGaaggaggccggcgaggacgcggaaggcggcgacggGTGGTGGAAGGAGCGCAGCGTGAGCTCCTACGACATGCGCCTGGCGCTGCCCGACACGTGCGACAAGAGCCAGGTGCGCGCCGAGCTCAAGAACGGCGTGCTGCTCGTCACCGTGCCCAAGACAGAGACGGAGCACAAGGTCATCAACGTGCAGGTCCAGTGA